One part of the Candida albicans SC5314 chromosome R, complete sequence genome encodes these proteins:
- the FRE30 gene encoding Fre30p (Protein with similarity to ferric reductases; downregulated in response to amphotericin B, estradiol, or ciclopirox olamine, and upregulated by interaction with macrophage; un-merged from orf19.6139 in a revision of Assembly 21), whose protein sequence is MRVFYCLVLLSFSLIHVSGMSMSYERYHDYLGFYTCNRQIKKSITFCGKSSNYTCLCSNSNSLATYAGCLSHNHRNTTKQKRKLVSFCAHYGNVEVDSNWYDSAIANYIANGKYASEIENFNKSVPLKVPFKFTNAQLDLYAAAYVQYLNNYDNSVYYGASLLGYWLLVMCASSLFYWSKFLFPQLTKKLTYTPISIWRKYISVPATFTKKKCQEQRCFKFFDFLIPTRFESIIIAGFYILVIIVHSINMEFIKGDPFLLNKYDAQIRYVADRTGIVATVGCGFAR, encoded by the coding sequence ATGAGAGTCTTTTATTGTTTGGTATTGTTGTCGTTTTCGCTTATCCATGTTTCTGGTATGAGTATGTCCTATGAACGATATCACGATTATCTAGGATTTTACACTTGCAACagacaaatcaaaaaatcaattacgTTTTGTGGTAAACTGTCGAATTATACTTGTTTATGTTCAAATTCCAACTCATTGGCCACGTATGCCGGTTGTTTGAGTCACAATCATAGGAATACAACCAAACAAAAACGAAAATTAGTATCATTTTGTGCTCATTACGGGAatgttgaagttgattcCAACTGGTATGATAGTGCAATTGCCAATTATATTGCCAATGGTAAATATGCCAGTGAAATCGAGAATTTTAATAAGTCTGTCCCTCTCAAGGTCCCATTCAAATTCACTAATGCACAATTGGATCTTTATGCTGCTGCGTATGTGcaatatttaaataattatgACAATTCGGTCTACTATGGTGCGTCGTTACTAGGATATTGGCTCTTGGTTATGTGTGCTAGCAGTTTATTTTATTGGAGTAAATTCTTGTTTCCACAATTGACAAAGAAATTGACCTATACGCCAATCAGTATTTGGAGAAAGTACATCTCTGTACCAGCAACATTCACCAAGAAAAAGTGTCAAGAGCAGAGATGCTTTAAGTTTTTCGATTTTTTGATCCCCACCCGGTTTGAAAGTATTATCATTGCCggtttttatattttggtGATCATAGTTCATCTGATCAATATGGAATTTATCAAGGGAGATCCATTTCTACTAAACAAATACGATGCTCAAATAAGATATGTTGCTGATAGAACAGGTATTGTGGCCACAGTTGGCTGTGGTTTCGCTAGATAG
- the FRE7 gene encoding Fre7p (Copper-regulated cupric reductase; repressed by ciclopirox olamine or 17-beta-estradiol; induced by alkaline conditions or interaction with macrophage; Spider biofilm induced), producing MTYHRHIARVMFMLIVIHAVCYTIRLKATYAQDMKETYLIWGVIATVCGGIILFQALLYFRRNWYETFLLIHIVMAALFVAGTWIHVVDFGYVWFVYPTVAVWCFDRLVRIIRLIYFGFPVAEVKLLTDDYSEEVVLRVTIPKPKYWKSIAGGHVFIHFLKPAYFWQSHPFTFVDSTVSDGHIVCYCKIKAGITRALYQMLMNTPDRCMPIRVGVEGPYGESTPARYADTCVFIAGGNGIPGIYSEIVDIANKQQSSKEEGCKRRLELIWVIRKCNMLSWFHNELANLKNTNIEVTIYVTQATQKDLGDHDNDKFTKSSESLSKSANDTDSSLSTISHAKFIHGRPCLEDIIKQEISESNGSVAFVSCGHPAMVDEIRYQISQNINNDERKRVDFYEQLQIWA from the coding sequence ATGACGTATCATCGCCATATTGCCAGAGTTATGTTCATGTTGATAGTCATACATGCCGTATGCTACACTATCAGATTGAAGGCGACTTATGCCCAGGATATGAAAGAAACCTATTTGATCTGGGGTGTTATTGCAACCGTTTGTGGAGGTATCATCTTGTTTCAAGCGCTACTTTATTTTAGAAGAAATTGGTATGAAACctttttgttgattcacATTGTTATGGCAGCGTTGTTTGTGGCTGGAACTTGGATCcatgttgttgattttggttaTGTTTGGTTTGTTTACCCTACGGTGGCTGTGTGGTGCTTTGATAGACTTGTAAGAATTATAAGACTAATCTATTTTGGGTTCCCAGTTGCTGAGGTCAAGTTGCTAACTGATGACTATAGTGAAGAAGTTGTTTTGAGAGTAACTATCCCTAAGCCCAAATACTGGAAATCTATTGCTGGCGGTCATGtgtttattcattttttgaaaCCTGCATACTTTTGGCAAAGTCATCCTTTTACTTTTGTTGATTCCACGGTAAGTGATGGTCACATTGTTTGTTATTGCAAAATCAAAGCTGGAATTACGCGTGCTTTGTATCAAATGTTGATGAATACTCCTGATAGATGTATGCCAATTAGGGTCGGTGTGGAGGGCCCCTATGGAGAATCTACTCCAGCTCGTTACGCCGATACTTGTGTTTTTATTGCCGGTGGAAACGGGATTCCGGGTATATATTCTGAAATTGTGGATATTgcaaacaaacaacagctgtcaaaagaagaagggTGCAAACGGAGATTGGAATTAATTTGGGTTATCAGAAAGTGTAATATGCTACTGTGGTTTCACAATGAGCTTGCCAATCTTAAAAATACGAATATTGAAGTTACAATTTACGTTACACAGGCTACGCAAAAGGATTTAGGGGACcatgataatgataagtTCACAAAAAGTTCTGAGAGTTTATCGAAAAGTGCAAACGACACTGATTCAAGTCTTTCAACTATTTCACATGCAAAATTCATACATGGTAGACCTTGTCTTGAGGATATTataaaacaagaaatatcTGAGTCAAATGGATCTGTTGCTTTTGTTTCATGTGGACATCCCGCTATGGTCGATGAGATACGTTATCAGATTCTGCAAAACATTAACAATGATGAAAGGAAAAGAGTGGATTTTTATGAGCAGCTACAAATATGGGCTTAG